A genomic window from Maledivibacter sp. includes:
- a CDS encoding Veg family protein: MATKETLAKLKKNVENYIGQKVILKTNKGRKRVFVKEGVLEEVYANIFVVRIDRGLNSERKVSYSYSDILTETVEITLCSNDSKIQAS; encoded by the coding sequence TTGGCCACTAAGGAAACCTTAGCTAAACTAAAGAAAAACGTTGAAAATTATATAGGTCAAAAAGTCATACTTAAAACAAATAAAGGTCGAAAAAGAGTGTTCGTAAAAGAAGGGGTCTTAGAAGAGGTATATGCCAATATTTTCGTAGTTAGAATTGATAGAGGACTTAATTCAGAAAGAAAAGTATCCTATAGCTATTCCGATATATTGACAGAAACCGTTGAGATAACACTTTGTAGTAATGATTCGAAAATTCAAGCTTCATAA
- the spoIID gene encoding stage II sporulation protein D → MNNGENFISIKVYDEKADALINRSMDELIPELVAAQINIDFEFEAIKSQTIIVRTALIRKSKVFGGKGCSKHKEADFCLDGHCGGWISKKDLRKKWGENFQGNWEKLLKAREETKHLIMTFKNKVIDPKFHAVCGGSTENSEDVDDCNIVYLRKVLCDYCKNSPCWSNFKELTTDEIEEKFDVKFNRSSPLEGSNIQGIIEGIERDDDGRVKKIKVGDKVLKGTEFCEWLGLDSTRFGWKPTVIRFETRGKGHGLGLCQYGANEMAKQGKKVEEILKYYYTGINIKTYEKPDKDRPINNKVIVIDAGHGGKENVGVIGQQNLMEKDITLSIAGELKKELEDLGAKVVLTREEDVYVSLSRRAKIANEIRPNFFISIHMNSFTNSTISGIEIYHYRGDKEGEVMSNFIINKMSQELGGVNRGVKISDFYLLKTVTTSAIHIEVEYLTNLEEEKKFFNNDYIKRIATAIADGITEYYRYQV, encoded by the coding sequence TTGAACAACGGTGAAAATTTTATATCGATAAAGGTATACGATGAAAAAGCTGATGCTTTAATAAATAGATCAATGGATGAGCTAATACCTGAATTGGTGGCAGCTCAGATTAATATAGATTTTGAATTCGAGGCTATTAAGTCTCAAACTATAATAGTGAGAACAGCCCTTATTAGAAAATCAAAGGTTTTTGGAGGCAAGGGCTGTAGTAAACACAAGGAAGCCGACTTTTGCCTAGATGGCCATTGCGGTGGTTGGATATCTAAGAAAGACCTAAGGAAAAAATGGGGAGAAAATTTCCAAGGAAATTGGGAAAAACTTTTAAAAGCAAGGGAAGAAACAAAGCATTTAATAATGACCTTTAAAAACAAAGTAATAGACCCTAAATTTCATGCTGTATGTGGTGGCTCAACAGAAAATTCAGAGGATGTAGATGATTGCAATATTGTTTATTTAAGAAAGGTGCTATGTGATTACTGCAAGAATTCACCCTGTTGGAGCAACTTTAAAGAATTGACCACCGATGAAATAGAAGAAAAATTCGATGTAAAATTTAACAGATCATCGCCCTTGGAAGGCTCCAATATTCAAGGAATCATCGAGGGTATTGAAAGGGATGATGATGGTAGAGTCAAGAAAATAAAGGTAGGAGACAAAGTATTAAAGGGAACGGAGTTCTGTGAGTGGTTAGGTCTTGATTCCACAAGATTTGGCTGGAAGCCTACGGTTATAAGGTTTGAAACTAGGGGAAAAGGCCATGGACTTGGACTATGTCAGTATGGAGCTAATGAAATGGCAAAACAAGGTAAAAAAGTAGAGGAAATCTTGAAATATTATTATACTGGAATAAATATAAAGACCTATGAAAAACCCGATAAGGATAGACCGATAAACAATAAAGTTATCGTAATCGATGCAGGACATGGTGGAAAAGAGAATGTTGGAGTAATTGGTCAGCAGAATCTAATGGAAAAGGACATAACTCTTTCCATAGCAGGGGAGCTAAAGAAGGAATTAGAGGATTTAGGAGCTAAGGTTGTATTGACTAGGGAAGAGGATGTATATGTATCCTTGAGTCGTAGAGCCAAAATAGCAAATGAAATCAGACCGAATTTTTTCATTAGCATTCATATGAATTCCTTCACAAATTCCACTATCTCCGGTATAGAGATATATCACTATAGGGGAGATAAAGAAGGAGAGGTCATGTCGAACTTTATAATAAACAAAATGTCCCAAGAGCTTGGAGGGGTTAATAGGGGAGTCAAAATATCTGATTTTTACTTATTAAAAACAGTAACAACAAGTGCAATACACATAGAAGTAGAGTATTTAACTAACCTAGAGGAAGAGAAAAAGTTTTTTAATAATGATTATATAAAAAGGATTGCTACAGCTATAGCAGATGGAATAACCGAGTACTATAGATACCAAGTATGA
- a CDS encoding YkgJ family cysteine cluster protein produces the protein MRLYRRKILSSVRFAKANNLFENLNSVYETISSGKCEHCNSCCMEDVNANYIEFLNIYDYLKKNNLYKAYKGDILKYYFTRLYRNSPCPFLQKGKCGIYPVRPLPCRIFGHLSKSDYEKNYEAVLEQNKDAREYFKKRYSVGLPEEVVNYKIPYCNEFIKKKDMSLEEGRDLFNRVFVLDTAFLNEKLLNPTFLNTSLAGWFAYLEFGKLRSGKLRIQLAKGTI, from the coding sequence ATGAGGCTATACAGAAGAAAAATATTAAGTTCAGTGAGATTTGCCAAGGCAAACAATTTATTTGAAAATTTAAATTCTGTTTATGAAACAATTTCATCGGGGAAATGTGAACATTGTAATAGTTGTTGCATGGAGGATGTAAATGCTAATTATATAGAGTTTTTAAATATATATGATTATTTGAAAAAAAATAACCTGTATAAGGCATATAAAGGGGATATTCTGAAATATTACTTTACCAGGCTCTACAGAAATAGCCCCTGTCCATTTTTACAAAAGGGAAAATGTGGAATATACCCAGTTAGACCGCTGCCATGCAGGATATTCGGGCATCTATCAAAATCAGACTATGAAAAAAACTATGAAGCTGTACTTGAGCAAAATAAAGATGCCAGGGAATATTTTAAAAAAAGGTATTCCGTAGGATTACCAGAGGAAGTAGTAAACTATAAAATACCCTATTGCAATGAATTTATAAAGAAGAAGGATATGAGCCTGGAGGAAGGTAGGGATTTATTTAATAGGGTCTTTGTATTAGACACAGCCTTTTTAAATGAAAAGCTATTGAATCCAACATTTTTAAATACATCATTAGCAGGATGGTTTGCTTATCTAGAGTTTGGGAAATTAAGATCGGGTAAATTAAGGATACAGCTTGCCAAGGGAACAATATAA
- the speD gene encoding adenosylmethionine decarboxylase translates to MAKIINNKLKLYGFNNLTKTLSFNIYDICYTKTEEDRKRYIEYIDEQYNSERLTNILTQVTETIGASVLNVAKQDYDPQGASVTLLISEEEVPLYVLDPSCNRGIITPTRQNIVGHLDKSHVTVHTYPESHPQNEISTFRVDIDVSTCGTISPLNALNYLIGSFDSDIITIDYRVRGFTRDVEGEKHFIDHKINSIQNFISKETVDKYNLIDMNIYQSNIFHTKMKLKEIILDNYLFELDEENLSHEQKESIWERLNKEMTEIFYGMTIE, encoded by the coding sequence TTGGCAAAAATAATTAATAACAAGTTAAAGCTGTATGGTTTTAATAACCTAACTAAAACCTTGAGCTTTAATATCTATGATATTTGTTACACAAAAACCGAAGAAGACAGAAAGAGATATATAGAATATATCGATGAACAATATAATTCTGAAAGATTAACAAATATTCTAACACAAGTTACGGAAACAATCGGAGCAAGTGTTTTAAATGTAGCAAAGCAGGATTATGATCCCCAGGGTGCAAGTGTAACTTTATTGATTTCCGAAGAGGAAGTACCATTATACGTGCTTGACCCATCTTGTAATAGGGGAATCATAACTCCAACTCGGCAAAATATTGTAGGCCATTTAGATAAAAGCCATGTTACAGTCCATACGTATCCTGAAAGTCATCCTCAAAATGAAATAAGTACCTTCAGGGTCGACATAGATGTCTCTACCTGTGGAACTATCTCTCCTTTAAACGCCTTAAACTATCTCATAGGCAGCTTCGATTCAGATATAATCACAATAGATTATAGGGTCAGGGGCTTTACTAGGGATGTTGAGGGGGAAAAACATTTTATAGATCATAAGATTAATTCAATACAAAACTTTATTTCCAAGGAAACAGTAGATAAGTATAATTTAATAGATATGAATATATATCAATCCAATATTTTCCATACAAAAATGAAATTAAAGGAAATTATTCTTGATAATTATCTCTTTGAACTAGATGAAGAGAACCTGTCCCATGAACAAAAAGAAAGTATTTGGGAAAGGTTAAACAAAGAAATGACAGAAATATTCTATGGAATGACTATTGAGTAA